From Staphylococcus sp. IVB6214:
ACCACAAAAACAATGAAAGGAAGTGCCTTATATGTATAAAGAGTATAACATTTCTCAGCTTAGTCTGCCAATTGAAACTGAAATTTCTTTTCCCGAGAGTGATATTGCCCTCATTATTAATAAACTTGTAGAATCTATTCCCCAAGAAACTTTTAATCAATATTACAACCATAGAGGTCCTTCATCTTATCATCCTAAAATGATGTTAAAAATCGTTTTATACAGCTATACACAGTCTGTCTTTTCTGGTAGAAAAATGGAATTTCTACTTAAAGATAGTTGTCGTATGATGTGGTTAGCTCAAGGACAAGTCCCTTCATATCGTACAATCAATCGCTTTAGAGTTAATCCACACATGATAGATTTTATACAAGTTCTATTTGTGGGTCTTAGAGCGCAATTATTAGAAGACAAAGTGATTACAGAAGACGCCCTTTATATAGATGGAACGAAGATAGAGGCTAATGCCAATAAATATACTTTTCAATGGCTAGGTAGCACTAAGCATTTTAGTAAAGGGGTTATTGAAAAATCCAATGCGGTGTATAAACAGTTAATTTCAGAGAAGATCATACCTGAAATTAAGAGAGAATCTTCTGATGAACTAACAAATCGTATTGAGATGCATTTAGATGATAAAAATGAAACGCTCACTTCTAAAATTGAAGCATCTCAAAGTGTAGAAATAAGAAAGACATTAAGAAAACAAAGAAGTAAAGTTAGAAAATATAAAAAAGCAATCAAAGATTTTAAAGATCGTAAAATAAAATATGATGAGCAGATGGAAATTTATGGTGACAGAAAAAGCTATTCTAAAACAGATCATGATGCGACCTTTATGAGAATGAAAGATGATCATATGAAGAATGGACAATTAAAGCCTGGCTATAATCTGCAGATTGCGACGAACAATCAGTTCATTTTGGCATTTGGTGTGTATAGTAATCCGGGTGATACGCGAACACTTCCTTCTTTTTTAAAATCAATCAAAGAATTATACGGTGACATTCCAGAGTACATTGTAGCTGATGCGGGATATGGTAGCGAACAAAACTATACGATGATTCTTGATGAATTCGAGAAAACACCACTCATCACATATAGTATGTATTTAAAAGAGAAGAAAAGAAAATATAAAAATAATCCATTCATAACAGCTAATTGGAAATATAATGAAATAGATGACTATTATGTATGTCCGAATAACAAAGAATTGCATTTCAAAAGTTATAGAAAAAGAAGAGACGGATATGGTTATCAGAGAGATTTCAAATTATATAAATGTGAAGATTGTGTTGGATGTCCTTTACGAAATGAATGTATGAATTACAGAACCAACCCAACTACAACAAAAAGCTTATATAAAAATCCAACTTGGGATTATTTTAAAGCATTCACAAATAAGCAGCTTTCAGATCCAAAAACGAAAGGCATCTACAAAAAACGAAAAATAGATGTCGAATCAGCATTTGGAAATCTGAAGGCTAATTTGGGTTTCCAAAGGTTATCAGTTCGCACTCAATCAAAGGTTGAATGCGAATTAGGAATCGCACTTATGGCAGTAAACATCAGAAAACTAGCCAGATAAGTGCTAGTTTTTTAGTAAATAATAAGAAAAAAGCCGTTAAAATCTTAAAAAAGAATTTTAACGGCTTTTTTTGAAGGGAAATTGAGCGCCTATGTCTCAGCCCCATACATTAATTAGGAATAAGGTCATGGTATTCTGGTGATGTAATTGGTTTCATATAAAAGCAATTGATTTGTCAAGATGATTAATGAATAACTATTCTTTCTAGGGAATAGGGAATATATTGCTATACGGTGACTTAAATTAATTAAAAGTTAGTGAATTAACATGATTTTAATATGTTACCTTCAAAATTCTCATACACTTTCTTAATACAAATTTGAGCGTGAGATAAAGACTTCTTCTAAGACAATCATGATAAGCAGTAAAAGATTATTCACTGCAACCTGCCTGCAATTAATTATAATTTTTTTCTTATTTCGTACTAATCCTTATTAATATTTTCACCCACTAATATTTCTACTAATTACGTAAAAAATCTACTTAAGTTTTACTTTATTCAAATATAGTCTCAAAACATATACTCATATTTTATATTTTTAATAGAATGAGATATTTTCACCCTACATAACTTTATATGAATTGAAGCAAATCATATTTTAAATACAATTTTCCAAAAAGTCATACACATTCTAAAACATATTTATAGTCTAATAAGTATGAGCAAAAAATTGTTCTGCAAAATACTTATCTAATTAATAACGAATAGAAAGGGAAATGAGTATGAAAAAATATTCACAGTACAAGAAATATGATCGTCAAAAACAAGTTTTTAGTATTCGTAAACTGTCTTATGGTACTGGCTCTGCTTTATTGACAACTTTATTATTTTTAGGAATCACACAATCAGCAGAAGCATCAGAAGTGACTGAACCAACTGCTGAAGCGGCTGCTCAAGAAACTGAAAACGTCGCAACTTCTGACGAACAACCATCTCCAACGTTAAACACTGAAATAGCTAATGAAAACATTTCAGAAGAAAAGACAACATCTGAAGTGACAGATGAAACAACTCAAGTAAATCCTGAAACATCATCAGAATCAGCAGAAAATCCTGCAGAAACAACAGAAGTTGAAAAAAACGAACCTGCTGTTGAAGAAGCACGTTCAGAAAAAGAACAAGTAACTGAACAACTCGTCTCTGAAGAAGTAGAGTCATCTTCAAAAAAATCTGAAAAACATTATTCAGTAGGTGGTAATGATTATCCAACTGTAAATGTCCCTAATGCAGAAATCGGAGAACGTGTTGACCCTGAAACAGGTAAAAAAGTTAAATATATTACGTCTTCAAAACCACGCACAAAAGCAGCTGAAGTACCTGAAAAAGAGACAACAGACAAAAATACACCATTAAAATCAACTGCTGCACCTATCCCGATTGGTACGGCATTTCGAGGGTCTATTCCAGATGGTGAATCACCACAAAATGTAGTATCGATTACTGGTGGGGGCGTAAATGTTACTCCTGGCTGTGCTAAAATTCAAAAGGATGGTCGTGTAAAATATGATTATGAAGTGTCATTAAACCCTATTCTTTCTAGTGATCACATTCAAACTGGTAGTACATTTAACATAACAATTCCTAAATTTGCAGAAAATGTAAAATTCTCATTAATTGGTACACGTGACGAGAATGGCAATCCACATAATGTTAATATGCCATTAGATCAAATGACTTATGAAGAATATAAAGCTGGATTCAACGAGAAAGACCAAAATCCTAACTTTCAAGGCATCCCGACTTATGAAGAATTTTTAGAACTGCAAAAACAAGGTAAGACCCCTATTTCAGTAGTGGAACATAATGTTCAATTTAATGAAGATGGTGTTCTAACAACAACAAGTGGTCAATTGTTGGAAGATTTGGTACGTTCATTTTCAGTGAACACATTGATTAATGGTGCGATTGGTCTGAAAGTAGAATTTGATATTTCAAAAGACCAATATGAGAAAACACCATATTTACCGCTTGATGCTAGATTAGGTTGGAGAGCTTTTAGTGAACCCTATCATTATATAGATAGTTATGAAGAAGGTTCTCAAGCTTTAGATAATTATAGAGTATCATCAACAAGTACAAATACAGAGCAAAAACCGGATGGTAGGTATAATAGTTCTGCGTATTATTATATTGAACATCCAGAAGAAATTGATTTAGGTGACTTTGACGAACATGGTTTTTATGGTCAACCAGGAGTAGCTGTAACAAGAAATATGGGTGATTGGAGTAAAATTGGTCCAGATATTTCTCATTCAACTTTTAATTACAAAGAAAGATTTAATTTAGAAGCTAATTTAGCTGTTACCTATTATGCCCCTGTTGATGAAGACTTAGCAGATATAGCTGTCGTTACACTTTGTGAATTAGAAGACCCTGATGAAAATGATGCAGACGCAGATGCGGATGCAGACAGTGACTCAGATGCAGACAGTGACTCAGATGCAGACAGTGACTCAGATGCAGACAGTGACTCAGATGCAGACAGTGACTCAGATGCAGACAGTGACTCAGATGCAGACAGTGACTCAGACTCGGATGCGGACTCAGACTCAGATGCAGACAGTGATTCAGACGCGGATAGCGATTCTGACTCAGATGCGGATAGCGATTCAGATTCAGATGCGGATAGCGATTCAGATTCAGATGCAGATAGCGATTCTGACTCAGATGCAGATAGCGATTCTGACTCAGATGCAGATAGCGACTCTGACTCAGATGCAGACAGCGATTCAGACGCGGATAGCGACTCAGATTCAGATGCAGACAGTGATTCAGATGCAGACAGTGATTCAGACGCAGACAGCGATTCAGACGCAGACAGTGACTCAGATGCGGATAGCGACTCAGACTCGGATGCAGACAGCGATTCAGACGCAGATAGTGACTCTGACTCGGATGCAGACAGTGACTCAGATGCAGACAGTGACTCAGATGCGGATAGCGACTCAGACTCGGATGCGGACAGTGATTCAGACGCAGACAGCGATTCAGACGCAGACAGTGACTCAGATGCGGATAGCGACTCAGACTCGGATGCAGACAGCGATTCAGACGCAGATAGCGACTCAGACTCAGATGCAGACAGCGATTCAGACGCAGATAGCGATTCTGACTCAGATTCAGACGCAGAAGTTGACAAAGATGGGGATAATGAAGAAGGTAAACATGGTGAAGGAGACCATGGTAAAGGTTTACCGGATACAGGTAATGAATCAAATAATGGTACATTAATTGGTTCATTGATTGCAGCACTTGGTTCATTGTTCTTAATTGGTCAACGTCGTAGAAAGCAAGATAATCATTAAGCTATAACTTGAAATTAAACAACCCTTTCCAAAATTCCAATATAAAAGAGACAATCGTTTAGTCGATTGTCTCTATGTTTATGAGTCTTTATATTCAAAAAACAGGAAGTCCATTTTTTGTGGTGGGCAGATAATAAAAAGTAACTAATTTTATTTTTAACTTAATCATAACATGTAGTCATCACTACATTCATTTAAGCGTACAGTTTAATTATTAATTGTACGCTTTTTCTATACCATCATTTCTTTAATACTCGCTTGCCAAGGCGCCTCACTTCAACTAATTTTGGCTTTATTGAATAAAAGAAGCCAAAATGGATTTTCCATTCGGCTTGTTGCCTTAGGCGTCTCGCATTAGAAATGATTTTAGATACACATCTCTAAGTGTGTTAGCGACATATTAGATAGCGATTACTACGTAATATATTTATGCAACGTTATTTATTAGTAAACCATCTTTTTTACGTCGTTGATATAGCTTAAAAATAATCAGTATCCTTGCCTTGAAGTTATTAAAGTTTCGATAGCCATACGATACACGTTTAATAAGCTTAATTTTATTATTGATACCTTCAATCGCTCCATTGTTTAACTTAGGGTGTTTAATTGTTGAATAAAGAATATACTCGTATTTTTTATAGAACCGAATGACACGCCAAACACCACGTGATACATGCTTCTTTTCAACACTCATTAAAATTTCTTTGAAACGTAACCAATCACATTGTTTTAATGCTTCTCGAAGGTGATGAACTAACATATATGTGTCATAGAGCTGCTGATCAAGATTTAATAGATACTCTAAAATATCTCTTGATGTCGTATACGTTTTGAAGGACTTCGACCAAAAGTATTCATAGCTGTTAATATCTTGTCTGTCAGAAAGGAAGAGTTTCCAGTGTTTTTTCATTTTCGTGTAATCTGTTGATGACTTATAGCGACAAGTATTCATTATAGAAATACGTTGCTTATTAAGTTCACAGTTAAGGTGCTGAACAATGTGAAAACGATCAAAGATTAAAATCGCATTCGGGAATACTTCATGAACGAAGTTAATGTAGGGTTCATACATATCGGCTGTGACCGTTTTGACAGCTAATCGTTCACGACGATCAAAACGATAGAAGTACTCTTTAAGTTTGTGAATACGTCTATCTTCTAAGATATCGATAATCTGATTCGTTTCATTATTTATAAACAGAAAACTCATCGTTGTTGTCACATTTTTAACGCTTTTAAATTCATCTATGGAGAGATGTTTGGGCAATCCAGATGAAGGTTTTACTATTAATGATTGTGAGATATGGTGAATACATCTCTTAACTGTGCTTGGTGAAACACTACAATCATTAGCAATGTCTATCTCAGATTGTACACGTATGAGTTTGTCCTGAATCGCTAATTTCACACGGTTAGTAATAAAGCAGTTACTATCAACAATGTTGGTTTGAGCCGTAAAAGTCTTTAAACAATGTAGACACTTAAAGCGTTCTTTCGCTAAATTAAGATAAACATTAGACTCTTGAGATTTTAATAGTGTTAAACGCGAAACGCGTTTACCGTGCTTATGTATTTGTCCATCATTGATACAATCACACTTCACACAAGCCTTTGGTGTATAAGAAAGTGTTCCATAAACAATTGTAGAAAGCTGATCACGCACTTCTACATCCTCTTCCACCTTAAGAATTTGAATATTTTCATCTTTTATTTTTAATAGTTTTAATATATCATTACACATAGGCGCATCATGTCTCCTCTCATTTTTTGTTTAGGCACTTAAAATTATAGAGGCATGAGCGCTTTTTTGTATCAAAATGATTTAAAAAACAAAAAGGGCGGGACAGCAGTTCATGCCATCCCACCACAAAAGATTAAGACCCAAAAAACATCACCACAATCCTATTTAAAAATTGTGGTGATGTTTTATTCATAATACACATATTAGACACGAGACTTCCAGTATTCTCCTTCAGGGTATTTGAGCTTTTCAATTTTGCGCTGTAAAGCAAGCTTTTTCAATTCTTTACGTAATGTACGTTCAGGCCATTCATAGATTGTTAAAAGTTCTTCTTCTGTTACTAATTGCTTTTGTTGAATATAATCAGCAAGTGCTGGTGGTAAGCTTTTCTCGATCGTTGTCCCAATCATTTCATTAATAATATACGTGTAAATATGATACGGATATAACCCTTCGACCTTCAAACCTTCTTCATGAACATCTTCATTAAAAAAGACAAGTGAGGGTGCCATATCAATATCCATTTCACGAGCAATGTGCAAGTCGACCTTCAAACTGTCACGTAACTTACCATTATTGATATCTTCTTGGAAAACGTCATAATCAAGACTAGCGTTAACGATACACTTCGCAATCATATCTTCAGTGACAATATCACAATTCGGTATAATCTCATTTTGTAACAAATGCATAAAACGATGGGCACGTGAACGACCTTGTAATTCAGCTGCTTTGAAGACGAGCGCAATATTATCTCGATCTGATGTACTTTGTGCTTGGCATTTTGTCAGTACACGTAAAGATGGGTTCAAAATATGACGAATAGAGATATATTGATGATATTCAATTCTTAATTTAGCTAAGATAGCGGATAATTTAAAGCTGTCTTTACAAAAAGGATCAAAAAAGGAATAGATCTCAATTTTGCTTACAGGAGTAAGGTCTGCATTGTTCTGATAATCCCTATTACTCGCTATAACCTTTAATTCTTCCGTCATTTTGTTCACCTACAATTAGTTTTCTGTGTTAACCATATAGTTTGCAGTTAATCGAAGTCTTTCGTACAAATAATCGCCAACACCGTCTGGAAATTGAGCTGTCTCAATGGCTGTGTGCATATTTTCTAACCATGCATCTTTGGCATGATGATCAATGACAAATGGCATATGTCGCTTTTTAAGCATGGGATGACCATGTTCTTGCGTATATAAATCAGGGCCACCTAGAAATTGTGTTAAAAACTGTTTTTGCTTACGTGCTGTTTCGGCAAAATCACCTGGGAACAAGTGGTTAATGCGATCATCATTTTCAACCAAAGTGTAAAAATGATCAATCATGCGATAAAGCGCTTCTTGTCCAATGATTTCGTAAGGCGTTTGTTTCATGCGTATCACCTTTTAATTTTGTTATATATATAAATAATAACACGAAATTTTCCATTTCAAAGTAAAAACACTTATAACGACAAGGTTATGAAATAAGTCATTAAAAATCGGTGGAAAATATACGTTGCATCTATTTTAACGGTATTAAGTA
This genomic window contains:
- a CDS encoding IS1182 family transposase — translated: MYKEYNISQLSLPIETEISFPESDIALIINKLVESIPQETFNQYYNHRGPSSYHPKMMLKIVLYSYTQSVFSGRKMEFLLKDSCRMMWLAQGQVPSYRTINRFRVNPHMIDFIQVLFVGLRAQLLEDKVITEDALYIDGTKIEANANKYTFQWLGSTKHFSKGVIEKSNAVYKQLISEKIIPEIKRESSDELTNRIEMHLDDKNETLTSKIEASQSVEIRKTLRKQRSKVRKYKKAIKDFKDRKIKYDEQMEIYGDRKSYSKTDHDATFMRMKDDHMKNGQLKPGYNLQIATNNQFILAFGVYSNPGDTRTLPSFLKSIKELYGDIPEYIVADAGYGSEQNYTMILDEFEKTPLITYSMYLKEKKRKYKNNPFITANWKYNEIDDYYVCPNNKELHFKSYRKRRDGYGYQRDFKLYKCEDCVGCPLRNECMNYRTNPTTTKSLYKNPTWDYFKAFTNKQLSDPKTKGIYKKRKIDVESAFGNLKANLGFQRLSVRTQSKVECELGIALMAVNIRKLAR
- a CDS encoding ISL3 family transposase, with the protein product MCNDILKLLKIKDENIQILKVEEDVEVRDQLSTIVYGTLSYTPKACVKCDCINDGQIHKHGKRVSRLTLLKSQESNVYLNLAKERFKCLHCLKTFTAQTNIVDSNCFITNRVKLAIQDKLIRVQSEIDIANDCSVSPSTVKRCIHHISQSLIVKPSSGLPKHLSIDEFKSVKNVTTTMSFLFINNETNQIIDILEDRRIHKLKEYFYRFDRRERLAVKTVTADMYEPYINFVHEVFPNAILIFDRFHIVQHLNCELNKQRISIMNTCRYKSSTDYTKMKKHWKLFLSDRQDINSYEYFWSKSFKTYTTSRDILEYLLNLDQQLYDTYMLVHHLREALKQCDWLRFKEILMSVEKKHVSRGVWRVIRFYKKYEYILYSTIKHPKLNNGAIEGINNKIKLIKRVSYGYRNFNNFKARILIIFKLYQRRKKDGLLINNVA
- the yjbH gene encoding protease adaptor protein YjbH; translation: MTEELKVIASNRDYQNNADLTPVSKIEIYSFFDPFCKDSFKLSAILAKLRIEYHQYISIRHILNPSLRVLTKCQAQSTSDRDNIALVFKAAELQGRSRAHRFMHLLQNEIIPNCDIVTEDMIAKCIVNASLDYDVFQEDINNGKLRDSLKVDLHIAREMDIDMAPSLVFFNEDVHEEGLKVEGLYPYHIYTYIINEMIGTTIEKSLPPALADYIQQKQLVTEEELLTIYEWPERTLRKELKKLALQRKIEKLKYPEGEYWKSRV
- a CDS encoding truncated hemoglobin YjbI; amino-acid sequence: MKQTPYEIIGQEALYRMIDHFYTLVENDDRINHLFPGDFAETARKQKQFLTQFLGGPDLYTQEHGHPMLKKRHMPFVIDHHAKDAWLENMHTAIETAQFPDGVGDYLYERLRLTANYMVNTEN